The following coding sequences are from one Treponema bryantii window:
- a CDS encoding N-acetylneuraminate synthase family protein, protein MNKSNINIIAEIGTSHEGSIEKAKELVDAAAWAGADTIKFQWVYADEILHPDTGFVKLPTGNIRLYDRFKQLECPPSFYKEMVYYVHSKGCKFCCSPFGLRSLSELLELKPDYVKVASPELNHFPMLKALSSYREHVGAENVPVILSSGVSKLEDIKNAVDIVGTKNVSLLHCITSYPAPEDEYNLKVISTLANQFGIECGVSDHSLDPVLVPCLSVAVGGTVIEKHITLSRETMGLDDPVALEPEQFALMVHTVHQTEATFRHYGSELGMERTVGQLSDQFGKERVLSVLGDGIKRLAPAEEANYGRTNRSLHFMRDMKEGEIIGADDVAVLRTEKVLTPGLTPDWLDKVVGKKLLRDVTSGSGVQKMDCFASGSQ, encoded by the coding sequence ATGAATAAAAGTAATATAAATATCATAGCAGAAATAGGTACCTCACACGAAGGCTCAATAGAAAAGGCAAAAGAACTTGTTGATGCAGCAGCCTGGGCCGGTGCGGATACTATAAAATTTCAATGGGTTTATGCAGATGAAATCCTGCATCCAGATACAGGTTTTGTAAAACTTCCCACAGGAAATATCCGTCTTTATGATCGTTTTAAGCAGCTGGAATGCCCGCCATCTTTTTATAAGGAAATGGTATATTATGTTCATTCCAAAGGCTGTAAGTTCTGCTGTTCTCCATTTGGTTTGAGAAGTCTTTCAGAGCTTTTAGAACTTAAACCTGATTATGTAAAGGTTGCCAGTCCTGAATTAAATCATTTTCCTATGTTAAAGGCTCTGTCTTCTTACCGTGAACATGTTGGCGCGGAGAATGTACCTGTCATTTTATCCAGCGGTGTAAGTAAACTTGAAGATATTAAAAACGCAGTTGATATTGTAGGAACAAAGAACGTTTCTCTTTTGCATTGTATTACAAGTTATCCAGCTCCAGAAGATGAATATAATCTAAAGGTTATTTCGACACTGGCAAATCAGTTTGGAATTGAATGCGGGGTAAGCGATCACAGTCTAGATCCTGTATTAGTTCCATGTCTTTCTGTAGCCGTTGGTGGAACTGTAATAGAAAAACATATTACTTTAAGTCGTGAAACTATGGGGCTCGATGATCCTGTTGCACTTGAGCCGGAACAGTTTGCTTTAATGGTACATACAGTTCATCAGACAGAAGCAACATTCCGTCATTATGGTTCTGAACTTGGAATGGAACGAACTGTTGGACAACTTTCAGATCAGTTTGGAAAAGAACGGGTTTTATCTGTTCTCGGTGACGGCATAAAACGTCTGGCTCCAGCAGAAGAAGCCAACTATGGCCGTACAAACAGAAGTCTTCATTTTATGCGTGATATGAAAGAAGGTGAAATTATTGGCGCGGATGATGTAGCTGTTTTGAGAACAGAAAAGGTACTTACTCCAGGGCTCACACCAGACTGGCTGGATAAGGTGGTGGGTAAGAAATTGCTGAGAGATGTAACATCAGGATCTGGAGTTCAGAAAATGGATTGCTTCGCCTCCGGCTCGCAATGA
- a CDS encoding type III pantothenate kinase — MTLIFDIGNTNIKTALFDGDKLLYTWRISTDLKRTGDEYFSLLRPLFRDAEIDFSKISTVVLSTVVPALIGPFVIVSQHFSGKKPVIIGPDIYSKLPLKLPETAVHEIGTDLYCDALEAWCRYKCPCIVTDFGTALSFTAIDANANIAGVAIAPGIRTAFNSLFANAAQIPAIPLDIPPTSLGKNTVVSVQSGIVLGYKGLVEGLLKQMKEDLVKETGCKIEDIKVIATGGLNSMLSPITDAFDYVDKDLTLCAMKRIADIIGE, encoded by the coding sequence ATGACACTGATTTTCGACATCGGAAACACAAATATAAAAACTGCACTTTTTGACGGCGACAAACTTCTTTATACCTGGCGTATTTCAACTGATTTGAAGCGTACAGGAGATGAATACTTTTCTTTACTACGCCCTCTTTTCCGCGATGCTGAAATTGATTTTTCTAAAATCTCGACAGTTGTTTTAAGCACCGTTGTACCGGCTCTTATTGGTCCTTTTGTAATTGTTTCCCAGCATTTTTCTGGAAAGAAGCCTGTTATTATCGGGCCTGATATTTATTCAAAACTTCCTCTTAAACTGCCGGAAACTGCCGTTCATGAAATTGGAACTGACCTTTACTGCGATGCCCTCGAAGCCTGGTGCCGTTATAAGTGTCCTTGTATTGTAACTGATTTTGGAACAGCACTTTCGTTTACAGCAATTGATGCAAACGCAAATATTGCAGGCGTTGCAATTGCACCGGGAATCCGCACTGCCTTTAATTCTCTTTTTGCAAATGCGGCACAGATTCCTGCAATTCCGCTTGATATTCCGCCAACAAGTCTTGGTAAGAATACAGTAGTCTCAGTTCAGAGCGGAATTGTACTCGGCTATAAAGGTCTTGTAGAAGGTCTTCTTAAACAGATGAAGGAAGATCTGGTAAAAGAAACAGGCTGTAAGATTGAAGACATAAAAGTAATTGCTACAGGCGGGCTTAACAGTATGCTCTCGCCTATTACAGACGCTTTTGATTATGTTGATAAAGATTTAACGCTCTGTGCAATGAAACGTATAGCAGATATTATTGGGGAATAG
- the hisS gene encoding histidine--tRNA ligase, with translation MKTNALKGMKDILPAEQRLRDYVQGKILETYRASGFERISTPMLEDAENLDKSDGGDNLNLIFKVLKRGDKLDAALAENPVNEKSLSDMGLRYDLTLPLTRFFAANRNELQFPFKVIQTDRVYRAERPQKGRSREFVQCDIDILGDSSCNAEVELIDVTARALLNIGFNNFVININDRRILRNMLENMGFAPDTLDSVCITFDKMDKIGAEGVEAELREKQMPDGAIKALVEFISKASGSSISVDDVAARCADPSIADDLKYIISTAEKVSGGKYKINYTPSLVRGQGYYTGVVFEIGSPDFSGAVGGGGRYDNLIGKFIGQQVPAVGFSIGFERICSILLDQKYQIPGAKEKCALLYDDSIEFAKVISEAEKLREDYAVTILKKAKKPGPQYDMLEKQGYTKFATFKDGTLNIK, from the coding sequence ATGAAGACAAACGCACTTAAAGGCATGAAAGATATTTTACCGGCAGAACAGAGACTGCGCGATTATGTGCAGGGAAAGATTTTGGAGACTTACCGTGCAAGCGGATTTGAGCGCATTTCTACTCCAATGCTCGAAGATGCAGAAAATCTTGATAAATCTGACGGCGGTGACAACCTCAACCTGATTTTTAAGGTGCTTAAACGCGGCGACAAGCTTGATGCTGCCCTTGCAGAAAATCCTGTAAATGAAAAATCTCTTTCTGACATGGGACTTCGCTACGATCTTACCCTTCCTCTTACACGCTTTTTTGCAGCAAACCGCAATGAACTTCAGTTTCCGTTTAAGGTAATTCAGACAGACCGTGTTTACCGTGCAGAACGTCCTCAGAAAGGTCGCAGCCGTGAGTTTGTTCAGTGCGATATCGATATTCTTGGCGATTCATCTTGCAACGCAGAGGTTGAACTGATTGACGTTACAGCCCGCGCACTTTTAAACATTGGATTCAACAATTTTGTAATCAATATCAATGATCGCCGCATTCTCCGCAACATGCTCGAGAATATGGGCTTTGCACCAGATACACTCGATTCAGTTTGTATCACATTTGATAAGATGGATAAGATTGGTGCAGAAGGAGTTGAAGCAGAACTCCGCGAAAAGCAGATGCCGGACGGTGCAATCAAGGCTCTTGTTGAGTTTATCTCTAAGGCAAGCGGCTCTTCTATTTCTGTGGATGATGTTGCAGCACGCTGTGCAGATCCTTCAATTGCAGATGATTTGAAATACATTATTTCTACTGCAGAAAAAGTTTCTGGTGGAAAATACAAGATCAACTACACTCCAAGCCTCGTTCGTGGTCAGGGCTATTACACCGGCGTAGTATTCGAAATTGGAAGCCCGGACTTCAGCGGTGCAGTTGGCGGCGGCGGACGTTATGACAACCTAATTGGTAAGTTCATCGGTCAGCAGGTTCCAGCTGTTGGATTCTCAATCGGCTTCGAACGCATCTGCAGCATTCTTCTTGATCAGAAATACCAGATTCCTGGTGCAAAAGAAAAGTGCGCCCTTCTTTATGATGATTCAATTGAATTTGCAAAGGTAATTTCAGAAGCAGAAAAGCTCCGCGAAGACTATGCAGTAACCATTCTCAAAAAGGCAAAGAAACCAGGCCCTCAGTATGATATGCTTGAAAAGCAGGGATATACTAAGTTTGCTACATTTAAAGATGGAACTTTAAACATTAAATAA
- the rimP gene encoding ribosome maturation factor RimP: MEYTSYKSIKYYDECAALVEGMGFKLVDLKIVPSKTTTKISAMIASTEPDGNIGVNDCAKVHRVLLPRLEALLGTEDTMMELTSPGIEHNIKNAAEFGVFAGRAVRVWDKTVTDWVSGKILSADDKQVTLEAEDGKSFSVSYENIAKAKFDYN, from the coding sequence ATGGAATACACATCTTACAAAAGCATTAAGTATTATGATGAATGTGCTGCTCTTGTTGAGGGAATGGGCTTTAAGCTTGTTGATTTGAAGATTGTTCCTTCTAAGACTACCACAAAGATTTCTGCAATGATTGCTTCAACTGAGCCGGATGGTAATATTGGAGTTAATGATTGCGCAAAGGTTCACCGTGTTCTTCTTCCACGCCTCGAAGCACTGCTTGGAACTGAAGATACTATGATGGAACTTACAAGCCCTGGTATTGAGCACAATATTAAAAATGCGGCAGAGTTCGGAGTGTTTGCCGGACGTGCTGTTCGTGTCTGGGATAAGACTGTTACTGACTGGGTTAGCGGTAAGATTCTTTCTGCAGATGATAAACAGGTAACTTTGGAAGCAGAGGATGGAAAATCTTTCTCTGTTTCTTATGAAAATATTGCGAAAGCAAAATTTGACTATAACTAA
- the nusA gene encoding transcription termination factor NusA, which yields MSEMAEAIRALISEKGYSEDSVKQTIEKALKAAYKRTYGDDENAIVKFNDDMSDVSIYSRKVVVDGVYDPVKEIELEDARKLAGDEVEEGDEIDILEDPKTFDRSAVTVGKQTAHQGLNETYKTSLMNEYKDKIGEMIIGYHQRERNGNIFVDLGNAGRIEGFLPTKYQSKLEIYEKGDRIKALIVDVKPTNTGIQLVLSRSDTKLVSSILEKEVPEIADGTVEINRIVRDAGYRTKIAVSSAREEVDPVGACVGLRGVRIQNVIRELMNEKIDVLKWDADPAVFIKNALSPAQVERVIITDADKKQALAIVEDSQFSLAIGRQGQNVRLANRLCDWNIDVKTIEQAEELDLSSFNTVQNARNLFNDEAVEEISKISELPGVDAEVAALLKAAGIEEFQDFVEAYDNGTINVEGVSKEALDKINELINENVEFVEEDESDASEAPAEEAAAQPEAPASEEAAAEEEEEYFCPECGAKITLDMTHCPNCGVEFEFEVEE from the coding sequence ATGTCAGAAATGGCAGAGGCAATCCGAGCGTTGATTTCGGAAAAAGGTTATTCAGAGGATTCTGTAAAACAGACTATTGAAAAGGCTCTGAAGGCTGCTTATAAACGCACTTATGGTGATGATGAGAATGCAATTGTAAAATTCAATGATGATATGTCGGATGTTTCAATTTATTCACGTAAGGTTGTTGTAGACGGTGTTTACGACCCTGTTAAGGAAATTGAACTTGAAGATGCAAGAAAACTTGCTGGAGACGAAGTTGAAGAGGGTGATGAGATTGATATTCTTGAAGACCCTAAAACTTTTGACCGTTCGGCTGTTACTGTTGGAAAGCAGACTGCTCACCAGGGATTGAACGAAACTTATAAGACATCACTGATGAACGAATATAAAGACAAAATTGGTGAAATGATTATCGGATATCACCAGCGCGAACGCAATGGAAATATCTTTGTTGACCTTGGAAATGCAGGTCGTATTGAAGGTTTCCTTCCAACAAAATATCAGTCAAAGCTTGAGATTTATGAAAAGGGAGACAGAATTAAGGCTCTTATCGTAGACGTTAAGCCAACAAATACTGGTATTCAGCTTGTTCTTTCAAGAAGCGATACAAAGCTTGTAAGCTCTATTCTTGAAAAAGAAGTTCCAGAAATTGCTGACGGAACTGTTGAAATTAACAGAATCGTTCGCGATGCAGGTTACAGAACAAAGATTGCTGTTTCTTCTGCTCGTGAAGAGGTTGATCCTGTTGGAGCTTGTGTTGGTCTTCGTGGTGTTCGTATTCAGAATGTTATCCGCGAACTTATGAACGAAAAAATCGACGTTCTTAAGTGGGATGCTGATCCAGCTGTATTCATTAAGAATGCACTTTCACCAGCTCAGGTTGAACGTGTAATTATTACTGATGCAGACAAGAAACAGGCTCTCGCAATTGTTGAAGATTCTCAGTTCTCTCTTGCAATCGGTCGCCAGGGACAGAATGTTCGCCTTGCAAACCGCTTGTGTGACTGGAATATCGATGTTAAGACTATTGAACAGGCTGAAGAACTTGATCTTTCTTCATTCAACACTGTTCAGAATGCACGTAACCTGTTCAACGACGAGGCTGTTGAAGAGATTTCTAAGATTTCTGAGCTTCCTGGAGTTGATGCTGAAGTTGCAGCTCTTCTTAAGGCTGCTGGAATTGAAGAGTTCCAGGACTTCGTTGAAGCTTATGATAATGGCACAATTAATGTAGAAGGAGTTTCTAAAGAAGCTCTTGATAAGATAAACGAACTTATCAATGAAAATGTAGAGTTCGTAGAGGAAGATGAATCTGATGCATCTGAAGCTCCTGCAGAAGAGGCTGCTGCTCAGCCAGAAGCTCCAGCAAGCGAAGAAGCTGCTGCAGAAGAGGAAGAAGAATACTTCTGTCCTGAATGTGGTGCAAAGATTACTTTGGATATGACTCACTGTCCAAATTGTGGCGTTGAGTTTGAGTTTGAAGTAGAGGAATAA
- the infB gene encoding translation initiation factor IF-2 — protein sequence MAEENEKKPGFVVHKKQQDSTPAAAPEKKKVVVVKKKAPAAPQTNTQPQGQAGQSGGNGQKHVVVKKNDNAAPAQHKPESKPAGNGTKPEGAKPRAFELNSARPNVKAGNLSDKPRQGGYNRDRNGNGQGGYNRGGQGGQGGYNRDRNGQGGGFSGSQARQNYQNRDRDNNGQGGRQGGFNRGGQGGQGGFNRGGQGGQGGFNRGGQGGQGGFRPRTGGMGGAAPVPPVDQSRQPAKKAFKGKKQIYNRKDEEQYDDNLFGQKKKVETPASVVPKSIDIMETISVSDLARKMNLKASEVIGKLMGMGMMVTITQSIDSDTATLLAAEYGCEVHLVSLYDETVIESEKDDGVELLPRPPIVTVMGHVDHGKTKTLDAIRHANVAAGEAGGITQSIGAYSVSTPKGKITFLDTPGHEAFTMMRARGAQVTDIVVLVVAADDGVMPQTMEAIAHAKDAKVPIIVAVNKVDKPEANPDRVKTQLSEQGLTPEEWGGDTQYVHISALKKEGIDDLLDAILLQAEMLELKANYECRAEGKILESRVDQGRGVVSTVVVQRGTLKQGDPFVAGIYSGRVRAMFDDRGRRIQEAGPSTPVEVLGMEEMPNAGDPFQVTESEKDARAISSKRQELKRFEAAKAVKKTTLDTLFSDIKDSEVKELKVIIKADLQGSAEALKSSLEKLSTREIRLSVIHSSAGAINESDVTLAAADSNAIIIGFNVRPTPKAKTLAEQEQVEIRKYNIIYKCVEEVQQAMEGMLQPDTKEEVIGQVEVRNTFKVPKVGVIAGCSVSEGIVRRTSSVNLVRDGIVIFTGKISSLKRFKDDAKEVSTGYECGIGLENWQDIQVGDRLEVFEIIEVAKKLGKTIAEEEAEAAKRNVTASGSEGAQ from the coding sequence ATGGCTGAAGAAAACGAAAAAAAGCCCGGATTTGTAGTGCATAAGAAACAGCAGGATTCAACTCCTGCCGCAGCTCCTGAAAAGAAGAAGGTAGTTGTTGTAAAAAAGAAGGCACCTGCAGCTCCACAGACAAATACACAACCTCAGGGACAGGCTGGTCAGTCAGGCGGAAATGGACAGAAGCATGTTGTCGTTAAGAAGAATGATAATGCGGCTCCTGCACAGCATAAACCAGAATCTAAGCCAGCTGGTAATGGAACAAAACCTGAAGGTGCTAAGCCTCGTGCTTTTGAATTAAACTCAGCTCGCCCAAATGTAAAGGCTGGTAATCTTTCAGATAAGCCTAGACAGGGTGGATATAACCGCGACAGAAACGGAAACGGTCAGGGCGGATATAATCGCGGCGGTCAGGGAGGACAGGGTGGCTACAACCGTGACAGAAATGGTCAGGGCGGTGGCTTCAGCGGCTCTCAGGCTCGTCAGAATTATCAGAACCGCGACCGCGATAACAACGGCCAGGGCGGACGTCAGGGCGGTTTCAACCGCGGCGGACAAGGTGGCCAGGGCGGATTTAACCGCGGTGGTCAGGGAGGCCAGGGGGGCTTCAACCGTGGCGGCCAGGGCGGACAGGGAGGCTTTAGACCTCGTACAGGCGGAATGGGCGGTGCAGCTCCAGTTCCTCCAGTAGATCAGTCACGCCAGCCAGCTAAAAAGGCATTTAAAGGCAAAAAACAGATATATAACCGCAAGGATGAAGAGCAGTACGATGATAACCTCTTTGGTCAGAAGAAGAAGGTTGAAACTCCAGCTTCTGTAGTACCAAAGTCAATCGATATCATGGAAACTATTTCGGTTTCTGATCTTGCACGTAAGATGAATCTTAAGGCAAGTGAAGTTATCGGAAAGCTTATGGGCATGGGTATGATGGTTACAATTACCCAGTCTATCGATTCTGATACTGCAACTCTTCTTGCTGCAGAATATGGCTGTGAGGTTCACCTCGTAAGCCTTTATGATGAAACTGTAATTGAAAGCGAAAAGGATGATGGTGTAGAACTTCTTCCACGTCCTCCAATTGTAACTGTAATGGGACACGTAGACCATGGTAAAACAAAGACTTTGGATGCTATTCGCCATGCAAACGTTGCTGCCGGAGAAGCTGGTGGTATTACTCAGTCTATCGGTGCTTACTCAGTTTCAACTCCTAAGGGAAAAATTACATTCCTTGATACACCAGGTCACGAAGCATTTACTATGATGCGTGCACGTGGTGCTCAGGTAACAGATATCGTAGTTCTTGTAGTAGCTGCTGATGATGGTGTTATGCCTCAGACTATGGAAGCTATTGCTCATGCTAAGGACGCTAAGGTTCCTATCATCGTTGCTGTAAACAAGGTTGATAAGCCTGAAGCTAACCCGGACCGTGTTAAGACTCAGCTTTCTGAGCAGGGACTTACTCCGGAAGAATGGGGTGGAGATACTCAGTATGTACACATCTCTGCTCTTAAGAAAGAAGGTATTGATGATCTTCTTGACGCAATTCTTCTTCAGGCAGAAATGCTTGAGCTTAAGGCTAACTACGAATGCCGTGCAGAAGGTAAGATTCTTGAATCTCGCGTAGATCAGGGACGCGGTGTTGTTTCAACTGTTGTTGTACAGCGTGGTACTCTCAAACAGGGAGATCCATTCGTTGCCGGTATTTACTCTGGACGCGTACGTGCTATGTTTGATGACAGAGGACGCCGTATTCAGGAAGCTGGTCCTTCAACTCCTGTTGAAGTTCTTGGTATGGAAGAAATGCCAAATGCGGGCGACCCATTCCAGGTAACAGAGAGCGAAAAGGATGCTCGCGCTATTTCAAGCAAGCGTCAGGAACTCAAGCGCTTCGAAGCTGCTAAGGCTGTTAAGAAGACAACTCTTGATACTCTGTTCAGCGATATTAAAGACAGCGAAGTTAAAGAACTTAAGGTTATCATTAAGGCAGATCTTCAGGGATCGGCAGAAGCCCTCAAGTCTTCTTTGGAAAAGCTTTCTACTCGCGAAATACGCCTTTCTGTTATTCACTCAAGTGCGGGTGCTATCAACGAATCAGACGTTACTCTTGCTGCGGCTGACTCAAATGCAATTATCATTGGTTTCAATGTACGTCCGACACCTAAAGCAAAAACTCTTGCTGAGCAGGAACAGGTTGAAATCAGAAAATATAATATCATCTACAAGTGTGTTGAAGAAGTTCAGCAGGCTATGGAAGGTATGCTCCAGCCGGATACAAAAGAAGAAGTTATCGGTCAGGTGGAAGTACGCAATACATTCAAGGTACCAAAGGTTGGCGTAATTGCCGGTTGTTCTGTATCAGAAGGTATTGTACGCCGCACTTCAAGTGTAAACCTTGTTCGTGATGGTATTGTTATCTTCACTGGTAAGATTTCTTCCCTCAAGCGCTTTAAGGATGATGCCAAGGAAGTTTCTACTGGTTATGAATGTGGTATCGGCTTAGAGAACTGGCAGGATATCCAGGTTGGTGACCGTCTCGAAGTATTCGAGATCATCGAAGTTGCTAAGAAACTTGGTAAGACTATTGCCGAAGAAGAAGCTGAGGCTGCAAAACGTAATGTAACTGCAAGTGGTTCAGAAGGAGCTCAGTAA
- the rbfA gene encoding 30S ribosome-binding factor RbfA, which yields MGQYRIQRLNDQLRDEISQLILRGEVKDPRVSTFLSINRVEVTSDLSYAKVYVSSFLPDNQVGKGVDGLNAAAGFIQREIAKKLRIRQFPKLQFHVDAGMKAGFEMVQKLNELEKEEKERETSSSEE from the coding sequence ATGGGACAGTATCGTATTCAAAGACTGAATGACCAGCTCCGCGATGAGATTTCCCAGTTGATTCTGCGTGGAGAAGTAAAAGATCCACGCGTTTCAACCTTTTTGAGCATCAACCGTGTTGAAGTTACAAGCGACTTAAGCTACGCAAAAGTTTACGTATCTTCTTTCTTGCCTGATAATCAGGTAGGAAAGGGAGTAGACGGTCTTAATGCAGCAGCAGGCTTCATTCAGCGTGAAATTGCAAAAAAACTTAGAATCCGCCAGTTCCCAAAACTTCAGTTCCACGTAGACGCAGGCATGAAAGCCGGCTTCGAAATGGTTCAGAAACTTAATGAACTGGAAAAAGAAGAAAAAGAAAGAGAAACTTCTTCTTCTGAAGAATAA
- a CDS encoding SH3 domain-containing protein: MKRTLILVISVLFTLNAFAASSKVVMLRDNGPLRKANDSNGVEWAETVTAGTELELESDEIVIKDLVTSSKTYSDVKFYKVKYNKNTYFVQESDVEICSSASVLQKDALLFTKPTLYSYRNAILERGTLVVTGNSLKQFNNEFTKITFYDTNDGLKRSRYVYSNTISNSDKDVKAVLLLEKGRKTENEDLKKEFLDNAKSMKTSPLISSYISDEIAKIYNISLFSDDSIISIDGFSSYIKTNDGSKVNVRSLPGTAGEVIGQFESVNNPAVFVSMKTDGTEEIDGITDSWYYVSELDSESSEPKFEGIEGWVFGAFLNK, translated from the coding sequence ATGAAAAGAACTCTTATTTTAGTAATATCTGTTTTATTTACATTAAATGCATTTGCAGCATCTTCAAAAGTTGTAATGTTACGCGACAATGGTCCTTTGAGAAAGGCAAATGATTCAAACGGAGTTGAATGGGCCGAAACTGTAACCGCTGGAACAGAACTTGAACTTGAATCTGATGAAATAGTAATTAAAGATCTTGTTACATCTTCTAAAACTTATTCTGATGTAAAGTTCTACAAAGTAAAATACAACAAAAATACATATTTTGTTCAGGAATCTGATGTTGAAATCTGTTCATCAGCCTCTGTTCTTCAAAAAGATGCACTTCTTTTTACAAAACCTACACTTTATTCTTATAGAAATGCTATTCTTGAAAGAGGAACTCTTGTGGTTACCGGTAATTCATTAAAACAGTTTAACAATGAATTTACAAAAATCACATTCTATGATACAAACGATGGTCTTAAGCGTTCAAGATATGTTTATTCAAACACAATCAGTAATTCTGATAAAGATGTAAAAGCTGTTCTTCTTCTTGAAAAAGGAAGAAAAACTGAAAACGAAGACTTGAAAAAAGAATTCCTTGATAATGCTAAATCAATGAAGACATCTCCACTTATCAGTTCTTATATTTCTGATGAAATCGCAAAAATCTATAATATTTCACTTTTTAGTGATGATTCAATAATTTCTATTGATGGCTTCTCATCATATATTAAAACTAATGATGGTTCTAAAGTAAATGTTCGTTCATTACCAGGAACTGCGGGCGAAGTTATTGGACAATTCGAATCAGTAAATAATCCAGCTGTATTTGTCAGCATGAAAACAGACGGTACCGAGGAAATTGATGGTATTACAGACAGCTGGTATTATGTTAGTGAATTAGATTCTGAGTCATCAGAACCTAAATTTGAAGGAATTGAAGGCTGGGTATTTGGTGCTTTCTTAAATAAATAA